Below is a genomic region from Henckelia pumila isolate YLH828 unplaced genomic scaffold, ASM3356847v2 CTG_652:::fragment_1, whole genome shotgun sequence.
aCATGGACTAAAAATTAAGCAACCTGTAACCCTGAATAACTACGTACTGAGATTAATGCGTCGTGGCAGGAGCCGGCAAGTACACTGCAGACAAAGCAACGGAAGCAGAAGACAAGGCAAGTGAACTGGGCAAGGAAGCTTCCGAGAAAACCGGAACAGCCAAAGACAAGGCCAGCGGGGTAGCTTCCGAGAAGACCGGGGCAGCCAAGGAGAAAGCCGGTGAATTGGGCGACAGAGCTTGCGAGAAGACCGGGGAGGCCAAGGACAAGGCCACTGGACTCGGCGGGGCAGCCAAGGACAAGGCCAGTGAAGCGAAGGACAAGGCCAGTGGACTCGGCGGGGCGACCAAGGACAAGGCCAGTGGAATCGGCGGGGCTGCCAAGGACAAGGCGTGTGAAGCGAAAGACAAGGCCAGTGGACTCGGCGGGGCTGCCAAGGACAAGGCGAGTGATGTGGGTGGGGCAGCTTACGAGAAAACGGTTTCAGCAAAAGACAAGGCGAGTGAAGTGGGAAAGGAAGCATACGACAAGACTGGGCAAGCGAAAGACAAAGCAGCGGAACTGGGGAAGGATGCGTACGATAAAGCTGGGGAAGCGAAAGATAAGGTGGCGGAGGAAGGTGAGAAGAAGGGAGCGGACACGCTGAGTTGGGCCAAGGAGAAAGTGATAGGAGGGTACGATGCGGCGAAAGCCAAGGCCGGAGAGACGTACGATAAATCACGCCAGTTTATCGAAAATCTTCAGACTACTGGCTACGCTCACGACGAAGAACTTTGAAACGTACATCTTTCATTTTCTGATTTTCATGTGTTAATTCAGTTCCCAGATTTCTGTATAATTAATATCGTTCTCGTCGCATCGATATCTATCTACTGCCTTTCTTgaaataataaacaattaaatattcagaAAAACGATCTTGTGAAAATTTAACcaagtctatatatatatatctggcATCTAAAATAAGATTTAACAAACGAgggaaattgatttttttattctatGTTCATTGTTGTAAAAATGATCTTTTTTTTACTACATATTTTCTCATGATGCATAAtataattaagaaaaatcatatACTACCTTTTTTTCTATTTTAGGAGACATGTATATTTCCTAATGAAAATATGATGATGCTATATGTAAAAGTTAACACGTTTGGATGATATATTGATGTAAAAGTTAACACTTTGATAATATATTGCACTTAAAATTATGTAATTTATcattaatgtattttgaaaaaagttttttttaaaaaaatggaaggataattttataattttaagtgTAATGTGTGACTCAATGTATAATTTAATGTGTAGCATCAAAAATATACAGCAGTATTTCGAATGCCAATAATAATCACTAAACTGTTAAGATATTGTTCTAACATCTCAAGCTCCTTAGAATAGTGGAAAATATGCTTGTTGTTAGGAGCGGtaaaaattttcgaaatttcgattctttttgaattttattttattcttgtgTCGAAAAATCCGTATCCGACATTTTTTTGACTcgaatttttgggatttttttcATTATGATTAATCGAGAGAGGGATATATCGAGAATAAAATTTCATTTCGATGAGATTTTTGACCCGTATtgattaatattataatatattttattaataattgagctaaatattattgtgttacaaaataattttaaaaaaatattaatttttatcccTTCAGCTTCATTTAACCTACTATATTGAGTTATTTGTGTACACGCATGTTTTATTTCGTGATTGATCTTTGTTTAACACAAATTTGTGTGAGATCATCTTGTGGGTCAATTATATGAGACAGATTTTTATTTAggttatttataaaaaaatattattttttatatcaaaatattatttttaattattgtaatATGGGTCTACGGTTTTTTGTATGGATAATGATCTGTGATACCGTCTCACAAGTGATCTACTAGTTTAAGAGCTCATTTAGCATTcgtttctattttattttatttaaaatatattaattttttctaATAATACATACTTATGTTAATAAAAATATGTTATtacttacttttttttttactacatATATATTTTGCATTATGTATAATACAATTTAAAAATCCTATACGACCTTTTTTCTATTTTAGaaatcctatatatatatatcctaaATGAAAATATACAGTATGATTTCGGATGCCAATAATCAGTAATCACTAAACGGTCAAGATGTTGTTCCAGTATCTCAAGCTCCATATAAATGTGGAAAAGTATGCATGTGGTCGGCTGGAAAAATTTAAGGTAATTGAATTAGGGTATAGGAAACCACTCGTAATATTCTAATTACGATCATTGCTCCTGCAAAATAATATAACCAATCACCAAGGAAGGAAAATAGCTACTAAGTCATGAACGGACCCATGTCCGGATCCCCACACATACCataataatttgaaaaatattatattaattttttttgttttttatctgaaaaaacaacggattttatccgttattTTTACcattttaaaactgttgtaattGACCTTGTTGTTAAAAGTCCATTAAAAGACAACATCATTGAAGATCTTAGTGATCAAGGAAAGGAAAAGGCCTACGAATCCATGCACGGACCCATGTCCGGACCCCGACACGGACCATGCAAGGACCTCTTGCCATGTCCGTGCATACCTCCAtgcatatattaaaatttttagaatGTGAAGAGGCACGGACCCCCTTCCGGACCATATTTCGAATTCCCTTCTAAGGTCCTTGCATAGGTCCATGCATACACACAGTTCGGTGTGTATCGTGTGCTGcgtgatattttttatttttatgcatcTTTTAGGGTTTTCTTATTTTAGGAAACATTTTTTTACTATCTTTTGAGTATTATAAGTTTGTAAACGTATTGATTATTGCAAGAATTGaagttttatgatattttatcaaccaaaaattctctctagaattttgtgAAGCTTTGACtttatttttcaaatcaaactacAACAAAAAAACTAATAAACAAGGGTGAAAAAACGTTGTTAAAGGGGTATCTGAAACTGATGTTAAAGACCCTATTGTTAAAAGtgcggtcaaagacaacggtttttcatcGTTGTCATTTTGatcctacgacaacggtttttcactgtTTTCGTTTGAGTGAAAAATCGTTGGCGTTTACTCaaaagacaacgatttttaacagttttctttttttaaaatataaaacaaaaaaattatatacaatTTTTCAGTAATATAAATTACacaaaattctaaaataaaatttaatatataattttttattattacaaGTGACTCAAAATTCGAATCACATAATTTCATGCACACCAAAAAATAGAGCTATACTAATATCTTGATAAACTTCAAACTCTTCCTTCAACATAGATTAGTAGCTGGCTCAAGCTAGTACCGATTTTACAACTACATTTTCTTGTGgtgaattaatatatatatctcaATGTTTCTTGAACATAAAATATACATTGTAATTGAAAAAAAAGCTGCAATGTCAAACTAAATCAAATTGAATGTGCAAATGTGATGGAGAAATGAGCTCAAATATCAAAATTACAGCTGAAACTAACTTAAATGGGACTAAAATTGTTAGGACACATACAATTGATGGTTGTTGGTCAAACGGAGGTCCATGCAAGCCACATAAAAGACAATCTAAGATTGTACTAGCACAACTGATCACATAATTGCAACAAAGTAGATTAGGACGTACTTTGAATAGCAAAGAGCGATGTCTGCATAGTCCAATAGAAAGGGCTACCAATAGGTAGCACAATGGCCCCCAAGAAATCTTTTAACTCatcagtgcactctttccagagGGGAATTGAGACATTTTCCTTGTTGGAAACTGAAACCCTAGGAAAGGTGATATGaattcactacaagaaaaacgcccAAAGACtacgcttttttcgcgttgttaatgtccccgaaaaagcgttATCGTAGCCAGTattgtaaaagaccacgctcaaagacaacgcggaaaaagcgttgtggttttcggaaaagacaacgcttaaaaagcgttgtagtATTTGgatacgacaacg
It encodes:
- the LOC140873566 gene encoding uncharacterized protein; translation: MMANSRMKVTFMCLLMLLAVICEATVENTDGKSTGSWSEWAKDKLSGGLVGAKAADLGTGDANQLDDAAKKTKDKITDTATGAGKYTADKATEAEDKASELGKEASEKTGTAKDKASGVASEKTGAAKEKAGELGDRACEKTGEAKDKATGLGGAAKDKASEAKDKASGLGGATKDKASGIGGAAKDKACEAKDKASGLGGAAKDKASDVGGAAYEKTVSAKDKASEVGKEAYDKTGQAKDKAAELGKDAYDKAGEAKDKVAEEGEKKGADTLSWAKEKVIGGYDAAKAKAGETYDKSRQFIENLQTTGYAHDEEL